In Rissa tridactyla isolate bRisTri1 chromosome 2, bRisTri1.patW.cur.20221130, whole genome shotgun sequence, a single window of DNA contains:
- the PDK4 gene encoding pyruvate dehydrogenase kinase, isozyme 4, with the protein MKAARIALRAATPLAGASGASSRRGQLPLEVEQFSRFSPSPLSIKQLLDFGSTNGCERTSFAFLRQELPVRFANILKEIDLLPDKLLGTPSVQLVKSWYIQSLMELVEFHQKSPDDQKVLSDFIDTLIRVRNRHHDVVPTMAQGVIEYKDTFKVDPVTNQNIQYFLDRFYMSRISTRMLMNQHTLLFDDKSGSGHPRHIGSIDPCCDVVEVVNDAFDSSKMLCDQYYLTSPELKLNQVNGKFPGEPINIVYVPSHLFHMLFELFKNSMRATVEFQENSPSLSPIEVTVVLGQEDLAIKISDRGGGVPVRRIEQLFSYMYSTAPRPRMDDGRNTPLAGFGYGLPISRLYAKYFQGDLNLYSICGYGTDAIIYLKALSTDSVEKLPVFNKSASKHYQATSEADDWCVPSKGPKNLSKQSAAM; encoded by the exons ATGAAGGCCGCCCGCATCGCCCTGCGCGCCGCCACCCCCCTGGCAGGAGCCAGCGGGGCCAGCAGCCGCCGCGGCCAGTTGCCGCTGGAAGTGGAGCAGTTCTCCcgtttctccccctccccgctctccATCAAGCAGCTGCTGGACTTCG GCTCAACTAATGGATGTGAGAGAACTTCCTTTGCGTTTTTGCGCCAGGAACTTCCTGTGAGGTTTGCAAACATACTGAAAGAAATTGATCTTCTTCCTGATAAATTGCTAGGAACCCCATCAGTGCAATTAGTAAAAAGCTG GTACATCCAAAGCCTAATGGAGCTTGTTGAATTCCACCAGAAAAGCCCAGATGACCAAAAAGTCTTATCTGA CTTTATAGATACATTAATCAGAGTCCGAAACAGACATCATGATGTGGTTCCTACAATGGCACAAGGAGTAATTGAATACAAAGACACGTTTAAAGTAGATCCTGTCACCAATCAAAACATTCAGTATTTTTTGGACCGTTTTTACATGAGCCGCATTTCTACCCGGATGCTAATGAACCAACACA CCCTTCTTTTTGATGATAAATCTGGCTCAGGGCACCCGAGGCACATTGGAAGTATTGATCCTTGCTGTGATGTTGTTGAAGTAGTGAATG atgcttttgaCAGTTCCAAGATGTTGTGTGACCAGTATTACTTAACATCTCCAGAACTGAAACTTAATCAAGTGAATG GAAAGTTTCCAGGAGAGCCAATTAACATCGTGTATGTTCCGTCTCATCTCTTTCACATGCTTTTTGAGCTCTTTAAG AATTCAATGAGGGCAACCGTTGAATTCCAAGAAAACAGTCCTTCCCTTTCTCCAATTGAAGTGACAGTCGTTCTGGGACAAGAAGACCTGGCAATTAAG ATCTCAGACAGAGGAGGTGGCGTTCCAGTAAGGAGAATTGAGCAGCTGTTTAGCTACATGTATTCCACAGCACCAAGGCCGAGGATGGATGATGGTCGAAATACCCCTCTT gcTGGCTTTGGGTATGGCTTGCCAATTTCTCGTCTGTATGCTAAATACTTTCAAGGAGATCTAAATCTCTACTCCATTTGTGGTTATGGAACAGATGCTATTATCTACCTGAAG GCCCTATCAACAGATTCAGTAGAAAAACTCCCAGTTTTTAACAAATCAGCTTCGAAACATTACCAGGCTACCTCAGAGGCGGATGACTGGTGTGTCCCAAGTAAAGGCCCAAAGAATCTCTCAAAGCAGAGTGCAGCTATGTGA